AATCTGATTTCCTAACTCCATCCTTCCACATCTCCTTTCTCTTTTATCTTAATCAAAGAAACATTTTAGCCCTATCAAAAGTATTTGCTAATAGCATGTGTTTCGTTGTCAAAGGTCTTTTGCAGATAGCTATCATGTGGTATTGTATTATAATGCTACTATTTATAAATGATGTTCATTAATTGTAAAGAAGTTATATTAAGTTATTAATATAGCTTTTAGCCTCTTCTAAATCCTTTCCTGTAGCTATCCTATACATCTTAATTGCCTCTATTCTTTCATCTTTTAAAATGAGTTCCTTTAATTTAGCATTTAATTCTTCTATACTCATATCCTCTATTGGTATATCAACTACCCCAACTTGTTTAGTAATTTTATCTAAACTTGATTTTATCACTAATAAGTCTTGTTTTAATTTATTAAGTGTTCTGATTATAATTCCCAAAGATACTGCAAAAATTGCAATAGTTAAATAAATAATATTTTCATTAATTTATATACCTCTGAACTTTATTCTACTTATTCGTAACTAACAATGATTTTAATATAAGTATACTAAATAATAATAACTATTAAAAAAATAAAATCGTCACTTCTTATGCACTGCTTACAGCAATTAGATCCTAATTACTCTAAGCAATGCATGAATTATATTTGGTTAAAGTTCCTGAATCCCTTGATTTAAAAACATTTATTGCACCCATCACTATTATGACACGTTCCCCTGTGGCATGGTATAAAAGTGCTATACTCTCTCCTTTCCGTTTCATTTCCTGTAAGCTATCTATAGCATCCTGTTAATGGTCCTTTAGTTGGATTACTTTACCTTTTTGTTTTGGCAAATAATCTTCTATCACCTTAAATATCAGAAAATCGCCAATATAGGAAAAATGACCTTTTGACACTCTAATCATTGTATTATACTAATTATACTATATAAACTTAACATTCCAACCACCTTACCATAAATAATAAATAGCAGATAAAATCTATCTGCTATCCTGACTATTCCATTATAAATTTCCTTAACTTCAAAATAAAATTAGAATTATCTTTCCCATCCACATAATCAGTAGGTATATCTAACGTTTTTAAACTTATCCCTTGTTTATCGGCTAGAGATAATAATTCCTCCATTAATATACCCATAGTCTCTCTAATACTACAGGTTGGACTTTGATTTATACCTATTATTCCCACTATATCATAATCGTTATCCAAATACTCTTTTAATATCTTTAAGGTATCTTCTGATATACTAGTACAAAGCTTTCTATATTCTGCAGTATCATATTCATTTTTACTCATAGGTTTTCTTTGCAAGCCTAGATACCTAAATTCAGGACAAGGAAGTTGGTGAATTCCTATCCCCTCTTTCATTAATTCCTTTATTATATCTGTATAGGCACCATTTGCCCTAGCTAAAGGCTTTACCACAGCATTTTGGTTTAGTATACAATGTGAAATGAATACTATTCTTTTCTTTCTGTCCACTACTTTGCTCCCTCAATGTATTTCTTTGGTAACCTTTGGATTAGGAGTGCTACAATCAGACAACTTACAATCTTATCAATAATATTACTTGCTATTCTAGGAATGAAAGCTGCTGTAAATACCTTCTGCCCCGATTGAACCAACCATGTAAAAAGCACATCATTGAAATCTCCTGTAATGCCACCATAAACATATGTTGCTATTGGTGTACCGATTAAGGGTGCAACAACTGCAAGTATTAGGCCTGTAATAAAAGATGTTTTGAAATCAAACTTCCACCTTCTAGCAATAAATCCTACAACCAAACCTATTACTATATTAACTACTGCAAAAGGAATAGTTTTTGGGTTTGTTATAACCCCTTGAACTACATTTGTAAGTCCTCCTGCTAATGCCCCATACCAAGGTCCAAACACTACTGCTGTAAATATGGTTCCAACAGTATCTAAAAATAATAAAGGTATATTAAGCATACCTACTACTGTACCTAGTACTATATTTACGGCTATAGCCAACCCCGAAAAAACTAATGCGTAAATTTTTTGTCTATGATCCATTGAAAAACCTCCTTATCTTATAATTTCGTTTAGATTATAACATAAGGCTTATCCTATGTATAATTGATAATCTTTATATAATCTTACCTACTATAGATATTAGTAATTTACACAGGAAGGATCCAATAAGTCCAGTATCATTTGATCACCTACAGACTGCCGAATAAATCCTGATCTAAGTATATTAATAAATTCGAGTCTAAAGATCAGCAAACTCTTGAATCAATAGAGAATAAAGAACCAAATTTCAATTGATAAATACATGGAATAAAGCACTTTCACACCTATTAATAAACCTTTAAATTTCTCATCTTTAATAGGAACTATAGGTAAACGGATAAACCTAAACTTTCAGCATCACTCCTGTAAAAATATTCAAAATCCATTCACTTCACCTTATCTCAATAAAAAATATACCTAAGATTTCTCTTAAATACCTGCTCTCTTTACCCATCTTGTTGATGGTGTTTTTCCTTCACCTTATCTTTAACTACCGTATTTTTCACCCTCCTTTTAAATTTGTTTAAAATATCCCTTGTTGAGTCTCTTTTATTTTCTTTCTTTTCATATCTTTCTATAGCTTTTTTAAAGGCTAGATCCATAACCTTTGTATCTTTTGCCTGGAAGAATACTGAATAAAGCCCAGACTCCTTATTCTTCATTACAGAGAAATTAACTCCATATCGGTTAAGTTGCTTTTTAAGTTCCTTGGCTTCACCTTTTTGTAATATGAATTTTTACCATAATCATTAAAAGAAAAGGAGGCCACTTAATGAGATATAGAAATGCTACTTTAGAGGATATCCCTGCTATTTCAGAATTACAGCAAAAATACCATGTATCAACCATAAGTGAAGAAGACAAATCTGATGGCTTTGTTACAACTTTATTTACAGAAAAACAATTTGAAGAGTTAATCGAAAAAGAAAATGGACTTACTATAGCTTGTGATTGTAATAGAGTTATAGCCTATGCCATGGCTGCATCTTGGGAATATTGGTTAGCATGGCCTTTATTTCAACATATGATAAATGACTTATCAGGGACAAAATATTAGGGTCAAGTTCTTTCTACAGGAAACTCCTATCAATATGGACCAATTTGCGTTCATAAAGATTATCACGGTTCTGAAGTTCTACCAAATCTTTTTGAGTTCTTAAGGACTCAAATGAATAAAAGGTACCCTATTTTAATTACCTTTATTAATAAAATTAACCCTAGATCCTATAATGCCCATACTAAAAAACTTGGACTTGAATTAATTAAAACTTTTAAGTTTAATAATAATGAATATTATGAGCTAGGGTATGATACATCAAAGAAAACACCAGGATCTAATATCTAACATTGCCTACCTTTTATTAGAACTTTTTCTTAAAAACAAACCTGGTAAAGGTTTAATAGGCCTTCATCAGGTTTGTTTTTTTAAGTCCAGCAATTCATATGATGTTTGAAATACAAATCTAATTTAAGTTCTTAGAACGTTTTCATTTGCTTAAAGGTTTATATTTTATATAAATTATGTATCTAATATTATATTGTTTAAATTATAGCAAACCTTATCATAAATAATATAGATAATAAATACATAGCTGGCTTAATTTCTTTATGTCTTCCTGTAGCAAGTTTTAATATTACGTAAGAAATAATGCCTACTGCAATACCTTCAGCAATACTTCCTGTGAAAGGCATTAATGCAATGGTAAAGAAAGATGGTGCTGCCTCTGTTATATCATTGAAATCTAACTTTGTTACTGCCCCAATCATAAGGATACCTATTACTATAAGAACTGGTGCTGTAGCAGCCGCGGGAACTATACTAACGATCCCTGAGAAAAATAGAGCTATTATAAACATTATGCCAGTAACAAGTGCGGAAAGCCCAGTCCTACCTCCTGCAGCAATTCCCGAAGAAACTTCTAAATAAGTTGATGTAGTTGTACATCCTAAGAAGGAACTTATGGTTGTAGCAACGGCGTCGGTAAGTAAAGCTTTTTTAAAATTTTTAACATCTCCAGTTTCATCATATAAATTACCTTTTTCTGCTACTGCCAACATTGTACCAATATTATCAAATAGATCAACCATACTAATAGTAAGTACAATCATAATAACATTTAATAAAGCTTTTCCAGCACCACCATTACCGAGCAAACCAGCAAAATCCTGTTTAAATAAGGTATCTGTTATTGATGGTGGTAATGAGAATGCTTGAAATTCTGAAAAGTTAGTTACACCAAGAGGAATTCCTACTATTGTAACTATAGCTATAGAGAGTAGAATTGAAGCTTTTACCCCCTTAGCCATAAAGACTAAAATTAAAAATATGCCTAAAACACTTAATAACACTGCCGGGTCTCTTAAATTACCAAAATGCATTCCACCTTCTATGGCAACAACTATTCCAGAGTTTTTAAATCCAACAAGTGATATGAACAATCCAATACCAGCAGTTATTGCAATTTTTACACAATTAGGCAAAGCCTCAATGATGATTCTTCTTAAGGGTGTTAATGTAATTATAACAAATAGCATACCTGATATTGCAACAGCGGCCAACCCTTGCTGCCAAGTATAACCAAACCCTCCTTGGGATACTGGTGCACATACTTTATATGCAAAAAATATAGTAAGCCCTAGGCCTGGTGAAGTAGCAAATGGTAACTTGGAATAAAGTGCATGTAACATAGTACCTATTATTGCAACTAAACATACAGAAGTATATAACCCTTGTGGTGGTACCCCTGCATCTGCTAAAAAACTAGGAATTACTATTAATGCATAGGCCATAGTTATAAAAGTTGTAACACCAGCAATAATTTCAGTTTTTACATTTGTACCATTTTTAGATAGATTATAAAAACTATCTAAAAATGACTCTGAAACACTTTCCTCATTCATTTTTTATCTCTCCTTTTAATATCCTTTAATTTTTTGAATAAGTATCGAGTACAGTTAATTATTATTATAAAATATTCTTGCTCGAAATATAAAACTCAACTAAAAATACTACTTGAAAAAATATTTTGTTTCTATGTTATATATTAACAAAAAATATTTTTGAATGCACAGTAAATTAATACTAATAGCTTCTTTTGTCTAGTTTTAACGAAAATTATGAAATAATATATGCTAAACTATCTAATATATTTGAAATCCCCAAATTTTATAAATATTTAACAAAGGCATAGAAGCAGGCCTTTATAAAACACCATTCACACCATATATTCCTGTACATATTTTATATAAAAATTAATAAGTCTTAAACCTTAATTTATACGAGGTTCAAGACTTTTATTTTCAATAGTGTGGTATTTGTATTATTTAGTTTTATAGAAATTAGCATGTTTTTTTAAGTTTATAGAATGGCTTTAGTATCAAGTGCTTATCATCCGAAAGTTTTATTATACATATCCCATATAAGAAAGATTTAACCTACGAATGAAATATTGATAAAAAGGTAATAATACTTGGAATGACTCATCTTGAAATTTAAATAAGCCAAGGAAGATACTTTTGATTAAAATTATCCCTTAGAGACACTTATTCTTATATATACAACCTTATAACAGCTATTTCTAACCATTATAAGGTTTTTTTACTTTAGCTATCATCTATTA
This Tissierellales bacterium DNA region includes the following protein-coding sequences:
- a CDS encoding ECF transporter S component, which encodes MDHRQKIYALVFSGLAIAVNIVLGTVVGMLNIPLLFLDTVGTIFTAVVFGPWYGALAGGLTNVVQGVITNPKTIPFAVVNIVIGLVVGFIARRWKFDFKTSFITGLILAVVAPLIGTPIATYVYGGITGDFNDVLFTWLVQSGQKVFTAAFIPRIASNIIDKIVSCLIVALLIQRLPKKYIEGAK
- a CDS encoding NCS2 family permease, encoding MNEESVSESFLDSFYNLSKNGTNVKTEIIAGVTTFITMAYALIVIPSFLADAGVPPQGLYTSVCLVAIIGTMLHALYSKLPFATSPGLGLTIFFAYKVCAPVSQGGFGYTWQQGLAAVAISGMLFVIITLTPLRRIIIEALPNCVKIAITAGIGLFISLVGFKNSGIVVAIEGGMHFGNLRDPAVLLSVLGIFLILVFMAKGVKASILLSIAIVTIVGIPLGVTNFSEFQAFSLPPSITDTLFKQDFAGLLGNGGAGKALLNVIMIVLTISMVDLFDNIGTMLAVAEKGNLYDETGDVKNFKKALLTDAVATTISSFLGCTTTSTYLEVSSGIAAGGRTGLSALVTGIMFIIALFFSGIVSIVPAAATAPVLIVIGILMIGAVTKLDFNDITEAAPSFFTIALMPFTGSIAEGIAVGIISYVILKLATGRHKEIKPAMYLLSILFMIRFAII